From the Lolium rigidum isolate FL_2022 chromosome 2, APGP_CSIRO_Lrig_0.1, whole genome shotgun sequence genome, one window contains:
- the LOC124687991 gene encoding vesicle-associated protein 2-1-like, whose translation MGGSGTMISVYPDDLTFLFELDKPCYCNLKVVNNSEYHVAFKVKTTSPRKYFVRPNASVVQPWDSCTITITLQAQKEYPPDMQSKDKFLIQSTKVAASTDMDEIPPDTFNKDGDKLIEEMKLKVVYTLPSGSSEDSGVTSSGNRSFRQGNDDLSMLKNASLDEIQAIQRLKEERDNNLQQNQQMQRELDVLRRRRSRKADAGFSITFAVFAGIIGLLVGLLMSLIFSSPPEAA comes from the exons ATGGGGGGAAGCGGAACGATGATCTCGGTTTACCCGGACGACCTCACCTTCCTGT TCGAGCTGGACAAGCCGTGCTATTGCAATCTTAAGGTGGTGAACAACAGCGAGTACCATGTCGCGTTCAAG GTCAAGACGACATCTCCGAGGAAGTATTTCGTCAGGCCGAACGCGAGCGTCGTCCAGCCGTGGGATTCTTGCACTATAACAA TTACCCTACAGGCACAAAAGGAGTACCCACCAGATATGCAGTCCAAGGATAAGTTCTTGATTCAGAGCACCAAGGTGGCTGCCAGCACCGACATGGACGAGATTCCCCCTGATACA TTCAACAAGGATGGTGATAAGCTGATCGAGGAAATGAAGCTTAAGGTTGTTTACACGTTGCCTAGTGGAAGCTCAGAAGACTCTGGTGTTACATCTTCAGGAAACAGGAGCTTCAGGCAGGGCAACGATGATCTCTCG ATGCTGAAGAATGCAAGCCTTGATGAG ATCCAGGCAATACAACGTCTGAAGGAAGAAAGGGATAACAATCTTCAGCAAAATCAGCAAATGCAACGCGAACTG GACGTGCTGAGGAGGCGTAGAAGCCGCAAAGCCGACGCTGGTTTCTCCATAACCTTCGCTGTTTTCGCTGGGATCATAGGTCTCCTTGTTGGGCTCTTGATGAGCCTCATCTTCTCTTCGCCACCAGAAgcggcctag
- the LOC124692857 gene encoding 50S ribosomal protein L19-2, chloroplastic-like: MAAAATAAAAPGALLPHALLNHRSPPPPQLLALSSSFRRISMSVSHRRTTHLIAHADAGAAEPEPAEEPAPESEDAVASADAEEVEAEAAVAVAVAEEEEEPAPKRKPKFGEIIAILNKQFIEEAEKVKVLPDLRPGDIIELRMQRPNKRRLSLFKGIIIAKHKGGVHTTIRVRRIIAGVGVEITFPIYSPRIKEIKVIRRKKVRRAKLYYLKHKLPRFSTFK, encoded by the exons ATGGCCgccgccgcaaccgccgccgccgcgcccggcgCGCTTCTTCCCCACGCGCTACTCAACCAccgctcgcctccgccgccgcagctcctagCGCTGTCCTCCTCCTTCCGCCGCATCTCCATGTCCGTCTCCCACCGCCGGACCACCCATTTAATCGCACACGCAGACGCCGGCGCCGCAGAGCCGGAACCCGCGGAAGAACCTGCGCCGGAGTCCGAGGATGCCGTTGCGTCAGCTGACGCCGAGGAGGTCGAGGCTGAGGCGGCtgtcgcggtggcggtggcggaagaagaggaggagccgGCGCCGAAGCGTAAGCCCAAGTTCGGCGAAATCATCGCG ATTCTGAACAAGCAGTTCATCGAGGAGGCTGAGAAGGTCAAAGTACTTCCAGATCTGAGGCCCGGTGACATCATTGAGCTTAGAATG CAACGACCCAACAAGAGGAGATTGTCACTCTTTAAGGGCATAATCATTGCAAAGCATAAAGGTGGTGTTCACACCACAATCCGTGTCAGAAGGATCATTGCTGGTGTTGGAGTTGAAATTACCTTCCCTAT ATACTCACCAAGGATCAAGGAGATTAAAGTAATCAGGCGCAAGAAGGTGAGGAGGGCAAAGTTGTACTACCTGAAGCACAAGCTTCCCCGTTTCTCAACCTTCAAGTGA